One part of the Gossypium raimondii isolate GPD5lz chromosome 1, ASM2569854v1, whole genome shotgun sequence genome encodes these proteins:
- the LOC105787190 gene encoding protein VASCULATURE COMPLEXITY AND CONNECTIVITY, which translates to MVSSSALSKDEGDRLADPTEYRSLAGAFQYVVLTRSDIAYAKQQVVSRSTTEAEYLSLATATSDITWPSDILIALWLIRGGKMAKAGAFVCLLIVTLDFVAGFLSIQAHITKDKCEQPNNKAFKLGLIAVVLLASSHIFSKLLGGCLCMCCTEKLETSSASRKFWFGCLVLSWIVVAVGFPSLVVGMMENAKLKGSCLVLHHHFLFVGGILCFVHGILSVGLYISANVSFQNEVAVG; encoded by the exons ATGGTCAGTTCATCTGCTTTGTCCAAAGATGAGGGAGATCGTCTTGCTGATCCTACTGAATATAGAAGCCTTGCCGGTGCTTTTCAATATGTGGTCTTAACTCGGTCGGATATTGCTTATGCC AAGCAACAAGTTGTTTCTCGATCCACGACTGAGGCTGAATATCTGAGCTTAGCTACAGCTACTAGTGATATTACTTG GCCTTCTGATATCCTCATTGCTCTTTGGTTAATTAGAGGTGGGAAAATGGCAAAAGCTGGTGCTTTTGTTTGTCTGCTGATTGTTACTCTAGATTTTGTTGCTGGTTTTCTCAGCATCCAAGCACACATTACCAAAGACAAG TGTGAACAGCCAAATAATAAAGCCTTCAAGCTTGGGTTGATAGCAGTTGTTCTACTAGCTTCATCCCATATCTTTTCAAAATTGCTTGGTGGCTGTTTGTGTATGTGCTGTACTGAAAAGCTTGAAACGTCATCTGCTAGCAGGAAATTCTGGTTCGGCTGTCTCGTTCTTTCCTG GATTGTAGTAGCAGTCGGATTTCCATCACTGGTAGTAGGAATGATGGAGAATGCCAAATTAAAAGGGTCATGCCTGGTTTTGCATCACCATTTTCTATTTGTTGGAGGGATACTTTGCTTTGTTCATGGAATTTTAAGTGTTGGATTATATATTTCTGCAAATGTAAGCTTTCAAAATGAAGTAGCCGTCGGGTAG
- the LOC105780084 gene encoding uncharacterized protein LOC105780084, with amino-acid sequence MPTVWFSLKRSLHCKSEPSDVHDPKTRKQLSTILTRKAGRSGCSRSIANLKDVIHGSKRHLEKPPSCSPRSIGSSEFLNPITHEVILSNSRCELKITGFGGFQDSLTNGGNMDANGGGGGGGSGGGSTFVGTLRPGTPGPGGHPTMHYFNPSFKNSSTTTPPRKSPFLVSERKGSGGNGHSSNRVPLDADSNGSCTVTCHKCGEQFNKWEAAETHHLSKHAVTELVEGDSSRKIVEIICRTSWLKSENHCGRIERVLKVHNMQKTLARFEDYREIVKIKASKLPKKHPRCIADGNELLRFYGTTVACSLGLNGSSSLCISEKCCVCRIIRNGFSAKKELKEGLGVFTTSTSGRAFESIQILEDDPSIRKALIVCRVIAGRVHRPLENIQEMAGQTGFDSLAGKVGLYSNIEELYLLNPRALLPCFVVICKP; translated from the exons atgccAACAGTTTGGTTTTCATTGAAGAGATCTTTACACTGCAAATCAGAGCCATCAGATGTTCATGACCCAAAAACCAGGAAGCAATTGAGTACAATATTGACAAGGAAAGCAGGGAGGTCTGGTTGTTCAAGGTCTATAGCAAACCTCAAGGATGTCATTCATGGAAGCAAGAGACATTTAGAGAAGCCACCCAGTTGTAGTCCTAGATCCATTGGGAGCAGTGAGTTCCTTAACCCTATTACCCATGAAGTTATTCTTAGCAACTCTAGGTGTGAGCTCAAAATCACTGGTTTTGGAGGCTTCCAAGATAGTCTCACTAATGGAGGTAACATGGATGCTAATGGCGGCGGCGGTGGTGGTGGGAGCGGTGGGGGCTCAACTTTTGTTGGTACTTTAAGGCCTGGAACACCAGGGCCTGGAGGTCACCCAACAATGCATTATTTTAACCCTTCTTTTAAGAATTCTTCCACTACTACTCCTCCAAGGAAATCACCTTTCCTTGTATCAGAAAGGAAAGGCAGTGGTGGAAATGGGCATTCAAGCAATAGAGTTCCACTTGACGCAGACTCTAATGGAAGTTGTACAGTCACTTGTCACAAATGTGGAGAACAATTCAACAAATGGGAAGCTGCTGAAACTCACCATCTATCTAAGCATGCTG TTACTGAACTTGTGGAAGGCGACTCATCTAGGAAGATTGTTGAAATCATATGCCGAACAAGTTGGTTAAAGTCTGAGAACCATTGTGGCCGGATTGAAAGGGTTTTGAAGGTCCACAACATGCAAAAGACTCTGGCTCGATTCGAAGATTATAGAGAAATTGTGAAGATTAAAGCAAGCAAACTTCCCAAGAAACATCCTCGGTGCATTGCTGATGGAAATGAGCTGTTGAGGTTCTATGGCACAACCGTGGCATGTTCTCTTGGTCTAAATGGCTCCTCAAGTCTTTGTATATCCgaaaaatgttgtgtatgtCGGATTATTAGGAATGGATTCTCTGCCAAGAAAGAGCTCAAGGAAGGACTTGGTGTTTTTACAACTTCCACAAGTGGACGAGCTTTCGAGTCCATTCAAATTCTCGAAGACGATCCATCTATAAGGAAAGCTTTAATAGTTTGCAGGGTAATAGCTGGACGAGTTCATAGACCTTTGGAGAATATACAAGAAATGGCAGGCCAAACCGGGTTTGATTCGTTGGCCGGGAAAGTCGGTCTATATTCGAACATCGAAGAACTTTATCTGCTCAATCCCAGAGCTCTACTTCCTTGTTTTGTGGTAATCTGCAAACCTTAG